The following are encoded together in the Misgurnus anguillicaudatus chromosome 14, ASM2758022v2, whole genome shotgun sequence genome:
- the bsnb gene encoding protein bassoon isoform X3, protein MQRALGMDMETPRSKSQQQIHSPSQPSKPLPTAAPQPQSQPQPHPPADAKKHTVTQAAPQSKPPAPGAIPLPGMAKAPSQPDLSRSGPGTQHQTPRHDHTRSAGSSPSRQPPPPEQPFGKLFGFGASLLNQASNLISVDPVQSTPPGQQPSSPKPPQKQPGPSPTVAAKPTTQPGPPRQESPPKPKVLCPLCKTELNVGEPAKSPNYNLCTQCHTQVCNMCGFNPTPHLTEKKEWLCLTCQTQRAMSGSLGDMPPPVPPTVGSPRLSGPANQQQHRVPNQQASLRPTGPQQQKPHGTQVSGPFSPVKQGAPQSKGPSQQFPATKAETQKQDHVINKKQAMSKTEKEGDVRASSKKGTLDKKDEKKSNGMQKSKQDDDSNKSSTQSLSDTGYSSDGISSSQSEITGLIQEDSVKLNERGFSDQRSPPSPSELTKLESSMRPLLESRTATDQGLHRDGSDTTEQQRPRSLTISQDQEFESDEEASDDLSCKLRHDYVEDSSESGLSPLPTRQKKSQKDQTDEEFMRRQILEMSADEDDMADVEGHTKTKRSHKHSGDLGKERRRLTQQSSSFEEDTKGTDTSYKSSEADDMMASQGGLRRFKTIELNNTNCYNRDMELSTDHDLREPELEMESLTGSPEERSRGEYSSTLPATTPSYTSGTSPTSVSSMEDDSDSSPSRRQRLEEAKQQRKARHRSHGPLLPTIEDSSEEDELREEEELLREQEKMRDLEQQRIRSTARKTKRDKEELRAQRRRERSKTPPSNLSPIEDASPTEELRQAAEMEELHRSSCSEYSPSMDSEAEGFEMGSKLYKSGSEYNLPTFMSLYSPTEKTSAVSSSAADKSLKSAEEVYEEMMRKAELMQKQQQRTSGRQGQQERVKDSKHHLDSGTASLSPGTSPTQVSAPVVFSGSDSVDRGGQRMHAVQSHTQQSRMSTQTSKVGHTTGTPQSHVRQPGPTQSQGKPAVQGTVQVPDSGASSLTTKMFSYLTGSSPTTSPSASPSQSPTRTPVPCATSTVAPTQTSQIPHRAGAPRLARQQSSQDSPVMVITLGSGTHSQPTKPVTVNSSTSPISSPTKEGQQTIYQNEHTSTKSPTSPQRYPAYPSPQHSLQRAQISERVSAATSVGSLPVGNISLCRISTVPGTSRVVEQGTIAPGSNIIDLRAPMKPAPIIMTDKGMDLTSLASDSRRYSYDGETPPGRHTAVQPLIMNLNAQAQPQVTTTTPTTVSVTVAASMFMSQPKQPVVYGDPLQNRVDFGQGVGSAVCLTQNRPLIADPSIPKIDACLENLGLQQQQLQKQQQKLQQQQELLEQQLQQHQQNASFARYNLANQVQPMLLKKDLVVSQITCGGTQTVVSSIPKISPLPPVPSSCSTSSTPTLGHDIYGGAALELKNKPAVINLSTGKPQAMMVQFDEKSTQGGTVTQLVKREEPQPPLEVLDLTGQIKPENQLACCDVVYNLPFAGSCSGSFAQRNKPAEVNLSTEPSQAPGQQPQSGKDGYQAANIQGAADESFTLPPQGRLPPSMSDNNLTGSGLQYYQKTEPGDLAVDLSTMKQAYEAGYLGMGTQYGSYTDLRHQGVDSAPPLPLRRYGSMSNINAEYGYPSRDLGFQESNLAQYSATTAREISRMCAALNSMEQFGSHYTSNPELLQYAAGRGGPRLNLQQSLASIRANLLYGPDGRPTVHGQTLTNLINARQASLRSLYPPAVRTADGMIYSTINTPIASTLPITTQPTPVLNPVLRGVYGPSGSVTAVPLATLTRLPQVTPRMPLTAQAHYRYPLPNHFSATASETSPVNVTPNSTSQQDAPVYLGKPATSASPKTGQPVSNLGMQGIQPIQTSVVAVNSVINEQGPPAHISVEGTTTHLQTQIQSQPQSLVKGQEQSQAQCQSQTQPQTVPQKQTQAITRVFPDTAASTTITTSASIEKEKEEERLRQQQEQLLQLERERVELEKLRQLRLQEELERDRVELQRHREKEHLLMQREIQELQTIKQQVLQQQQAERETQLVMQREQLAQQRMQLNQIQSLQQQLQQQLEEQKRQKTAAIEAAAVAAAAEAAAASAAAAAAVTTAQGAIQGVMVGGATPQTISIIYDQNGRIIPQEGQSVQILPCADGQVVQAVMSSRPLPSSASEMSLKSTEDHDGRAMKKQNSMPRLRNGSEEESVKRIADSCVQTDDEDTEDKLMSRRRRTRRIADSSVQTDEEDQGEWENQPIRRRRSRYSKHSETSSEPKSDASKVTSSIAIQTTNDSSCQTESDHLCRISPAIHITMAETSKVELLHYISAPERTHKGESLACQTDPEAQSHGVVAPQLSVPTTVSPYSTSLQLVGATQTKFERRKPDPLDIGYQQQAQQQHESPSRQPPKSPQVLYSPVSPLSPHRMLETTFASSEKLNKAHVTPQQKAFTAESPQRHQTIPRPIKNVQRSMSDPKPLSPTSEDQAKTKFSLYQNQAIPGSQISALQQQQNAMMRKVKRTLPSPPPDEAPLPIVTPAIPHMYTSPGVSQRVLPRSSHGAIKAGLLSELKAVEQESSKLRKQQAELEEEEKEIDAKLRCLELGITQRKETRSKERERRELAYIRCIGDARDYMSDSELNNLRLVGVAAGAYEENGLLSRPSTTPLNQFTADLNASQYPPTSSYVPYQYPQPQPTPTQPPTAPYQQIGFQPPQYQTSSQLQPGTFQPHPPQPSPYQTQGPYQTHGYSQPPYEPDLGLQQPGHQGFQPPTGSLPRQTLPYPTQTLPYPPQADMLSVHQRPQQTSLADLEQKLPTNYEVINNPSVPIATSAQETGFSGAYSSPLNNSYGQYRSSDQTLTEHIPSPSSGYVTDGVYATNLEQNIPRNYVMIDDISELTKENMGSSDMSRVGYGSENGQRGPTYGDGSDNLYGRNTNAYQNAVDSHGHPVTTVSGGSAYYYDDYKHSSRSSGGMGNQKHSSKNLAPAVSSKRSKHRKQGMEQKISKFSPIEEARDVESDLASYTMTTSTGGSCTVVSRTGMKKSYDQQKYYGSREAMEEDDRLYGSGRSRSTGYGMDKISSRDSSGYRSKSYERDAMERSQRGIHSRSGRPSMRTQNSEEESPLSPVGKPMGVGRGSVPDPHDVRNQYGSSHSLPDVQDHHIRDMPKSHVYKPEDPYLADDMHCAVSDSEAYHLGQEETDWFEKPREPRSDRSRHHGSGSHSSSSRRGNVKHTYHDYDEPPEEDLWPQDEYGHQRHPSSTSSREHRHHVSSSGRHSSSRHSSDDPRSTRSTRSHPKDPSARTDTRTSSSTSQKRSSDPRSVNHRDSGDYSRDPSGHQHGSTGQRGQRQPSSSRRQEPSTGSRQQHGEQQPPPQQGQQRSSTGQQGSTKQPPETAQQGPQQLGQTTRTQQQSPQQPGQQPATQMGTTQPTTTMAGTGTGTTQQQPKPGQAPAQARQQPGAPTTAQPAPAMAKPDTAPPAAVPTPAVAIGSKAVPQTAKIPQTPVTGIGSKAAPRPGGIGSAAQQPAEGENVLTKILQGGAAEQAGKLGDAVSALGKKFTSLW, encoded by the exons AAGAAAGAATGGCTGTGTCTCACTTGCCAGACTCAGAGGGCAATGTCAGGGAGCTTAGGGGATATGCCGCCTCCTGTGCCACCAACAGTTGGATCCCCTCGCCTATCAGGCCCGGCCAATCAGCAGCAACACAGAGTACCCAATCAGCAAGCTTCTCTGAGACCCACCGGCCCTCAGCAGCAAAAGCCACATGGCACCCAAGTAAGTGGTCCTTTCTCTCCGGTAAAACAGGGGGCGCCACAGTCCAAAGGCCCCTCACAACAATTTCCTGCAACTAAAGCCGAGACACAAAAACAAGATCATGTCATTAACAAGAAACAAGCTATGTCCAAAACAGAAAAGGAGGGAGACGTCAGAGCATCGTCTAAAAAGGGAACACTGGATAAAAAAGATGAGAAGAAAAGTAATGGCATGCAGAAATCTAAACAAGATGAC GATTCCAACAAGTCGAGCACACAAAGCTTGAGTGATACAGGCTACTCCTCGGATGGAATATCCAGCTCCCAGAGTGAGATTACTGGCTTGATCCAAGAGGACTCTGTGAAACTTAATGAGAGGGGGTTCTCCGACCAACGCAGCCCTCCAAGTCCATCAGAATTAACAAAACTGGAAAGTTCAATGCGACCTCTGTTAGAGTCACGTACAGCCACTGACCAAGGACTACATCGTGATGGAAGTGACACCACAGAACAGCAGAGACCTCGATCTCTGACTATATCACAAGATCAAGAGTTTGAATCTGATGAAGAAGCATCAGATGATCTTAGCTGTAAATTACGTCATGACTATGTGGAAGACAGCAGTGAAAGTGGCCTTTCTCCATTACCAACCAGACAGAAGAAGTCGCAGAAAGACCAAACCGATGAGGAGTTCATGAGGAGACAAATTCTGGAGATGAGTGCAGATGAGGACGATATGGCAGATGTTGAGGGCCACACAAAGACAAAAAGGAGCCATAAACACAGTGGCGACCTAGGAAAAGAGAGACGTCGCCTCACACAGCAATCTAGCAGTTTTGAGGAAGACACAAAAGGCACTGACACCTCATACAAGTCAAGTGAAGCAGATGACATGATGGCCTCACAAGGCGGCCTAAGAAGATTTAAAACTATAGAACTAAATAACACAAATTGTTACAATCGTGACATGGAACTCAGCACAGATCATGACCTCAGGGAACCTGAGCTCGAGATGGAAAGCCTTACTGGATCACCTGAAGAAAGGTCAAGGGGAGAATACTCATCAACGCTCCCTGCAACCACACCAAGCTATACCTCTGGCACTTCTCCCACATCTGTGTCATCAATGGAAGATGATAGTGATAGCAGCCCTAGCAGACGACAAAGGCTTGAGGAGGCAAAGCAGCAAAGGAAAGCAAGGCATCGATCCCATGGCCCTCTGTTGCCCACAATTGAGGACTCATCAGAAGAAGATGAATTGCGAGAAGAGGAGGAACTTCTGAGAGAGCAGGAGAAGATGAGAGACTTGGAGCAACAAAGGATTCGCAGTACAGCCAGAAAAACTAAAAGAGACAAAGAGGAACTGAGGGCACAGCGACGCAGAGAGAGGTCAAAGACACCTCCCAGTAACCTATCACCTATTGAAGATGCATCCCCAACAGAGGAGCTCAGACAAGCTGCTGAGATGGAGGAACTCCATAGATCATCCTGCTCAGAATATTCTCCCTCGATGGATTCAGAGGCTGAAGGATTTGAAATGGGTTCAAAGTTGTACAAATCTGGAAGTGAATACAATCTACCTACATTTATGTCTTTGTACTCGCCAACCGAGAAAACCTCTGCTGTCTCATCATCTGCAGCAGacaaatcattaaaaagtgCTGAAGAAGTTTATGAGGAAATGATGCGAAAGGCAGAACTGATGCAGAAGCAGCAACAACGAACATCAGGAAGACAAGGGCAGCAGGAAAGAGTCAAAGATAGCAAACACCATTTAGATTCTGGAACAGCATCTTTGAGTCCAGGAACAAGTCCAACCCAGGTCTCAGCTCCAGTCGTGTTCTCTGGAAGTGATTCTGTAGATAGAGGGGGACAAAGGATGCATGCTGTGCAGAGTCATACACAACAAAGTAGAATGAGCACCCAAACCTCTAAAGTAGGACATACAACTGGTACCCCACAATCTCATGTTAGGCAGCCTGGTCCTACACAGTCTCAAGGAAAACCTGCTGTTCAGGGGACAGTACAAGTGCCTGATTCTGGGGCATCCAGCTTAACAACAAAGATGTTCTCATATTTGACAGGCTCAAGTCCAACCACATCTCCTTCTGCATCCCCATCACAAAGTCCTACTCGTACCCCTGTACCTTGTGCTACTTCTACAGTGGCACCCACTCAAACCTCTCAGATCCCTCACAGAGCTGGGGCACCACGCCTTGCAAGACAGCAGTCCTCTCAAGATTCCCCTGTTATGGTTATCACATTAGGATCAGGAACCCACAGTCAGCCCACCAAACCAGTGACTGTGAATTCTTCCACCTCACCTATATCCTCACCAACAAAGGAGGGCCAACAGACAATTTATCAGAATGAACATACATCAACAAAATCACCCACATCTCCACAGAGGTATCCAGCCTATCCATCACCTCAGCATAGCTTACAGAGGGCACAGATATCAGAGCGAGTTAGCGCTGCCACCTCTGTTGGTTCTCTTCCTGTGGGAAACATATCCTTGTGTAGAATTTCTACAGTCCCGGGCACCTCAAGAGTTGTGGAGCAAGGAACAATTGCCCCTGGTAGTAATATAATAGACCTTAGAGCACCAATGAAGCCTGCCCCAATTATTATGACAGACAAGGGTATGGACCTAACGTCTCTGGCGTCTGATTCACGAAGGTACTCATATGATGGAGAAACACCTCCAGGTCGTCATACTGCTGTACAGCCTCTCATCATGAATCTAAATGCCCAGGCACAACCACAGGTGACAACAACCACACCTACAACAGTTAGTGTGACTGTGGCAGCATCAATGTTTATGTCACAACCGAAGCAACCAGTTGTGTATGGAGATCCATTGCAAAATAGAGTTGACTTTGGCCAGGGAGTTGGATCTGCAGTTTGTCTCACCCAGAACAGGCCACTGATCGCAGACCCATCCATTCCAAAAATTGATGCATGTCTGGAAAATCTGGGACTCCAACAGCAACAACTCCAAAAGCAGCAACAAAAGCTTCAGCAACAGCAAGAGCTCCTTGAGCAACAGCTCCAGCAGCACCAACAAAATGCTTCTTTTGCTCGTTACAACTTAGCTAATCAAGTCCAACCAATGTTGTTAAAGAAGGACTTAGTGGTAAGCCAGATCACATGTGGAGGCACACAAACAGTGGTCAGTTCTATTCCAAAGATATCTCCGCTTCCTCCAGTACCCTCGTCATGCTCTACATCTTCCACCCCCACACTTGGTCATGATATATATGGCGGGGCGGCTTTGGAATTAAAGAACAAGCCTGCTGTAATTAACCTCTCCACAGGGAAGCCCCAGGCAATGATGGTACAGTTTGATGAGAAAAGCACTCAGGGGGGTACTGTGACTCAGCTTGTTAAACGAGAGGAGCCCCAACCACCACTAGAGGTCCTGGATCTCACAGGACAGATTAAACCGGAGAACCAGTTGGCTTGCTGTGATGTTGTCTATAATTTGCCATTTGCTGGTAGTTGCTCAGGTTCATTTGCTCAGCGAAATAAGCCTGCAGAAGTTAATTTATCAACAGAACCATCCCAAGCCCCTGGGCAACAACCACAGTCTGGAAAAGATGGCTACCAAGCAGCAAATATACAAGGGGCTGCAGATGAATCTTTTACCTTGCCTCCTCAAGGACGACTTCCACCATCAATGTCAGATAACAATCTAACAGGTTCAGGTCTCCAATATTATCAGAAGACTGAACCTGGGGACTTAGCAGTAGATTTAAGCACCATGAAGCAAGCATATGAAGCAGGGTATCTGGGAATGGGTACCCAATATGGATCTTACACAGATCTGCGCCATCAAGGAGTTGATTCAGCTCCACCATTACCTTTGCGAAGATATGGTTCAATGTCCAACATTAATGCAGAGTATGGTTATCCTTCTCGTGATCTTGGTTTTCAAGAATCCAATCTTGCACAGTACAGTGCCACTACAGCCAGAGAGATTAGTAGAATGTGTGCTGCTCTTAACTCCATGGAGCAGTTTGGTAGTCATTATACTAGTAATCCGGAGCTTCTCCAATATGCTGCAGGTAGAGGTGGTCCTAGACTTAACCTTCAGCAAAGCCTAGCATCTATTAGAGCCAACCTGTTATATGGTCCTGATGGCAGACCCACAGTGCATGGTCAAACACTTACAAATCTAATCAATGCTAGACAAGCTAGCCTAAGGTCTTTATATCCCCCTGCAGTAAGAACAGCTGATGGCATGATATATTCTACTATCAACACCCCAATAGCATCCACTCTTCCAATTACAACTCAGCCCACCCCTGTTCTCAATCCAGTATTAAGAGGAGTATATGGACCTTCAGGAAGTGTAACTGCTGTTCCCCTGGCTACCCTCACCAGGTTGCCTCAAGTTACCCCAAGAATGCCTCTTACTGCCCAAGCACATTACAGATATCCCCTACCAAACCATTTTTCAGCAACAGCTTCAGAAACTTCCCCAGTAAATGTAACACCTAATAGTACCTCACAGCAGGATGCTCCAGTTTACCTGGGAAAGCCTGCAACATCCGCTTCACCCAAAACTGGTCAACCTGTGTCAAATTTGGGTATGCAAGGTATACAACCAATTCAGACCAGTGTGGTGGCAGTTAATTCAGTCATAAATGAACAGGGTCCTCCGGCTCATATTTCAGTAGAAGGTACTACAACACATCTCCAAACGCAAATACAGTCCCAACCGCAGTCATTAGTCAAAGGTCAGGAACAATCTCAAGCACAGTGCCAGTCTCAGACACAGCCTCAAACAGTGCCACAAAAACAGACCCAGGCAATTACCAGAGTCTTTCCAGATACAGCTGCTAGTACCACAATAACCACTTCTGCTAGTattgagaaagaaaaagaagaggAACGTTTGCGACAGCAACAGGAGCAACTCTTGCAACTAGAGAGAGAACGTGTTGAGTTGGAGAAACTACGTCAGCTGCGTCTACAAGAGGAGTTAGAGAGGGACCGTGTAGAGCTCCAGAGGCACAGAGAAAAAGAACACCTCCTTATGCAGCGGGAGATACAAGAACTACAGACCATCAAACAGCAGGTTCTTCAGCAGCAACAGGCTGAAAGGGAAACACAGCTGGTAATGCAACGAGAGCAGTTAGCCCAACAGAGGATGCAGCTAAACCAAATTCAGTCCCTGCAACAACAGCTCCAGCAGCAGCTTGAAGAGCAGAAGAGGCAGAAAACAGCAGCTATTGAAGCAGCGGCGGTGGCTGCAGCGGCTGAGGCTGCAGCTGCTTCAGCAGCTGCTGCTGCAGCAGTTACAACAGCTCAAGGTGCCATTCAGGGTGTAATGGTTGGTGGAGCTACACCTCAAACCATCTCAATTATCTATGATCAAAATGGTAGAATTATTCCACAAGAAGGTCAGAGTGTGCAAATCTTACCTTGTGCTGATGGGCAGGTGGTCCAGGCAGTGATGTCCTCTAGGCCTTTGCCTAGCTCTGCCTCAGAAATGTCTCTTAAGAGTACTGAAGATCATGATGGCCGGGCTATGAAGAAACAAAACTCAATGCCCCGTTTGAGGAATGGGTCAGAGGAGGAGTCAGTCAAGAGAATTGCAGATAGCTGTGTCCAAACTGATGATGAGGACACAGAAGACAAACTCATGTCTCGTCGCCGTAGAACTCGACGAATAGCTGACAGCAGCGTTCAGACAGATGAAGAGGACCAGGGTGAGTGGGAAAATCAGCCTATACGACGCAGGCGTTCAAGATACTCCAAACACTCTGAGACAAGTTCGGAGCCTAAGAGTGATGCATCTAAAGTTACATCTAGCATCGCCATTCAGACCACCAATGACTCATCATGTCAGACTGAGTCAGACCACTTATGCAGAATATCTCCAGCCATACACATTACCATGGCTGAAACATCAAAAGTTGAACTCCTTCACTACATATCTGCTCCAGAAAGGACCCATAAAGGAGAGAGTTTGGCCTGTCAAACTGATCCAGAGGCCCAGTCACACGGAGTGGTTGCTCCTCAGCTAAGTGTTCCCACTACTGTTAGCCCCTATTCCACTAGTTTGCAATTAGTTGGTGCCACTCAAACCAAATTTGAAAGGAGAAAGCCAGACCCATTAGATATTGGATATCAGCAGCAAGCTCAGCAACAACACGAATCTCCTTCACGTCAGCCACCAAAATCTCCACAAGTGCTATACTCCCCAGTATCTCCACTGTCCCCCCATCGTATGTTAGAGACAACCTTTGCTTCCAGTGAGAAACTTAACAAGGCACATGTAACTCCACAGCAAAAAGCTTTTACTGCAGAGTCACCTCAGAGGCATCAGACTATTCCAAGGCCTATAAAGAATGTTCAGAGGTCCATGTCTGATCCTAAGCCTCTCAGCCCAACATCAGAGGACCAAGCCAAGACCAAATTCTCCTTATACCAAAATCAAGCCATTCCAGGAAGCCAG ATATCAGCCCTGCAGCAGCAGCAGAACGCCATGATGAGAAAGGTGAAGAGAACGCTTCCCAGTCCGCCTCCAGATGAGGCGCCTCTACCAATTGTGACTCCGGCAATACCCCATATGTACACCTCCCCTGGAGTGTCCCAGAGGGTTTTGCCACGTTCCTCGCACGGTGCCATAAAGGCAGGCTTGCTAAGTGAACTGAAAGCTGTAGAGCAGGAGTCATCTAAATTACGTAAACAACAGGCTGAGTTAGAGGAAGAGGAGAAGGAGATTGATGCTAAACTACGATGCTTGGAACTAGGCATCACCCAACGCAAGGAGACCAGatctaaagagagagagaggcgagAGTTGGCATATATACGTTGCATAGGGGATGCACGTGACTACATGTCAGATAGTGAGCTGAATAATTTGCGTCTTGTTGGGGTAGCGGCAGGAGCCTATGAAGAAAATGGACTGTTGTCACGTCCAAGTACAACACCTCTTAACCAGTTTACTGCTGATTTGAATGCGTCTCAGTATCCCCCAACTTCCTCATATGTTCCATATCAATATCCACAGCCCCAGCCTACACCAACACAACCACCCACTGCACCATATCAGCAAATTGGGTTTCAGCCACCACAGTACCAAACCTCCTCACAGCTCCAGCCTGGAACTTTCCAGCCTCATCCTCCCCAACCCTCACCTTACCAGACCCAGGGACCATATCAGACTCATGGCTACAGTCAGCCTCCTTATGAGCCTGATCTTGGTCTGCAGCAGCCTGGTCATCAGGGCTTTCAGCCACCTACTGGATCTTTACCAAGGCAGACTCTACCTTATCCTACCCAGACCCTGCCTTACCCACCCCAAGCTGACATGCTTTCTGTCCATCAAAGACCACAACAGACCTCGCTTGCTGATCTTGAacagaagctgcccacaaactatGAAGTTATAAATAATCCTTCAGTTCCAATAGCGACATCAGCTCAAGAGACTGGATTCAGCGGTGCCTATTCCTCACCACTGAACAATTCTTATGGTCAGTATCGCTCCTCTGACCAGACTTTGACAGAGCATATCCCCAGTCCATCATCAGGATATGTAACAGATGGTGTCTATGCCACAAACCTAGAACAGAATATCCCCAGAAATTATGTCATGATTGATGATATCAGTGAACTGACAAAGGAGAATATGGGGTCCTCCGATATGTCACGGGTAGGTTATGGAAGTGAGAATGGACAACGTGGACCAACCTATGGAGATGGGTCTGACAATTTATATGGAAGAAATACAAATGCCTATCAGAATGCAGTAGACAGCCATGGACATCCAGTTACAACTGTAAGTGGTGGATCTGCTTACTATTACGATGACTATAAGCACTCTTCCCGCAGCAGTGGTGGAATGGGTAACCAGAAGCACTCATCCAAAAATTTGGCACCCGCTGTTTCCTCCAAACGTAGCAAGCATAGGAAGCAAGGCATGGAGCAGAAGATCTCCAAGTTCTCTCCGATTGAAGAAGCACGAGATGTAGAGTCTGATCTAGCCTCTTACACCATGACAACATCAACAGGCGGTAGCTGCACTGTGGTGTCCAGGACTGGTATGAAGAAGAGCTATGACCAACAAAAGTACTATGGATCAAGAGAGGCAATGGAGGAAGATGATCGTCTTTATGGTTCGGGGCGATCGAGATCCACAGGTTATGGAATGGATAAGATTTCTTCTAGAGATTCAAGTGGCTATCGAAGTAAGTCTTATGAGAGGGACGCCATGGAACGATCACAGAGGGGCATCCATAGTCGTAGTGGACGTCCTTCTATGCGTACACAGAACTCAGAAGAAGAGAGCCCTCTCAGTCCCGTTGGAAAGCCAATGGGTGTTGGTCGTGGCTCTGTGCCAGATCCTCATGATGTACGAAATCAGTATGGCTCCAGCCATTCCTTACCAGATGTACAGGACCACCATATAAGGGATATGCCTAAGAGTCATGTATATAAGCCAGAAGACCCTTACCTTGCAGATGACATGCACTGTGCTGTTTCAGATAGTGAAG CCTATCATCTGGGTCAGGAGGAGACAGATTGGTTTGAAAAGCCACGTGAACCTCGGTCAGATCGCTCTAGACATCACGGGAGTGGAAGTCATTCATCCTCTAGCAGGAGAGGCAATGTTAAGCACACCTACCATGATTACGACGAGCCCCCTGAAGAAGACCTTTGGCCTCAAGACGAATACGGTCATCAGCGACATCCTTCTTCCACCTCATCTCGCGAACACCGTCACCATGTTAGCAGCTCAGGAAGACACTCCTCTTCCCGGCATTCCTCAGATGATCCCAGGTCAACACGATCTACACGATCCCATCCAAAAGATCCTTCTGCTCGCACGGATACCCGAACCAGCTCGTCCACTTCACAGAAAAGATCCTCCGATCCACGATCTGTCAACCACCGAGACTCAGGAGACTACTCTCGTGATCCATCCGGCCACCAACATGGCTCAACTGGACAGCGGGGACAAAGGCAACCGAGTTCATCCAGGAGGCAGGAGCCCTCCACAGGTTCCAGGCAGCAGCATGGAGAACAGCAACCACCACCACAGCAAGGACAGCAACGATCTTCAACAGGTCAGCAAGGATCTACCAAGCAGCCACCTGAGACAGCACAGCAAGGACCGCAACAATTGGGACAAACGACCCGTACGCAGCAGCAGTCACCACAGCAGCCTGGGCAACAGCCAGCCACCCAAATGGGAACAACACAGCCCACCACCACAATGGCTGGCACAGGAACAGGTACAACTCAGCAGCAACCTAAGCCAGGTCAGGCTCCAGCACAGGCAAGACAACAGCCAGGAGCACCAACCACTGCCCAACCAGCTCCTGCTATG GCAAAGCCAGACACAGCTCCGCCTGCTGCTGTGCCAACTCCTGCAGTCGCTATTGGTTCAAAAGCTGTACCGCAGACTGCAAAAATACCCCAGACTCCAGTCACAGGCATCG GGTCAAAGGCAGCACCCCGACCAGGGGGCATAGGCAGCGCTGCTCAGCAACCTGCAGAAGGGGAGAATGTTCTCACAAAGATCCTGCAGGGTGGAGCCGCAGAACAAGCAGGAAAATTGGGAGATG CTGTATCTGCTCTCGGGAAGAAGTTTACTTCACTTTGGTGA